One window of Aricia agestis chromosome 20, ilAriAges1.1, whole genome shotgun sequence genomic DNA carries:
- the LOC121737347 gene encoding uncharacterized protein LOC121737347, whose product MEFDFSKVFYCSRFVRIVLFFKSVALCIARRKVSKFLNLHKVFGITETSEEAVPVEIEEELLVLPSEIPNNDNRPLLPRQRRQKRVRTRPLAPLDEARRILSQVEMQRAAADAASAEGLQNIGLNLGRLANIAEQYFQYIVSLRPA is encoded by the exons aTGGAATTCGATTTTAGCAAAGTTTTTTACTGCTCTCGTTTTGTTAGGATTGTGTTGTTCTTCAAATCAGTGGCTCTTTGCATCGCAAGGCGTAAAGTCTCGAAATTTTTGAACTTGCATAAAGTTTTTGGAATTACTGA aACATCGGAGGAAGCAGTTCCAGTGGAAATTGAAGAGGAACTTCTAGTACTACCTTCGGAGATAcctaataatgacaacaggccaTTATTGCCTAGACAAAGAAGGCAAAAAAGGGTTCGCA CTCGGCCACTAGCTCCTTTAGATGAGGCACGGAGAATACTCTCCCAAGTTGAGATGCAGCGTGCTGCAGCAGATGCTGCTAGTGCTGAAGGTCTTCAAAATATAGGACTTAATTTAGGACGTTTAGCTAATATAGCTGAGCAATACTTTCAATACATAGTTTCTCTTAGACCTGCATAA